One genomic segment of Gemmatimonadota bacterium includes these proteins:
- a CDS encoding methylmalonyl-CoA mutase, with the protein MSGRIRVEAPLVARPADWTGDPVQDVGEPGQFPFTRGVYGEMYTKRPWTMRQYAGFGTASATNLRFRALLDAGQTGLSTAFDLPTQMGYDSDHPMAVGEVGRVGVAIDTVEDLKLLFAEIPLDRVTTSMTINATAAILLAMYIVVGEEQGVTQAQLGGTIQNDILKEYIARGTYIYPAEPSLRLITDIFRYVADERMNFNPISISGYHMREAGATAVQEVAFTLSNALEYVRRGIAAGVPLSAFGPRLSFFFAAHNDLFEEIAKFRAARRLFARLMRERFGADDQSARLRFHTQTGGVTLQAQQPLNNIVRVTVQGLAAVLGGTQSLHTNGYDEALALPTRESATLALRTQQILAFESGMTGSVDPLAGSWYVEGLTDRIEAEARALIEQVDELGGAAVAVEQGYFQEAIAESAWAQQQAQESGEQTVVGINRFTDDSAPPVIPTPDFGALAAEQGAKLAAVKAARNAAAVQTTLAEVARVAGTGDSLMPPIIAAVRARASIGEISDALRGVWGVYRPGHA; encoded by the coding sequence GTGAGCGGTAGGATTCGCGTGGAGGCGCCGCTGGTGGCGCGACCGGCCGATTGGACTGGCGATCCGGTGCAGGATGTCGGCGAGCCGGGGCAGTTCCCGTTCACGCGCGGCGTCTACGGTGAGATGTACACCAAGCGGCCGTGGACGATGCGGCAGTACGCCGGCTTCGGCACCGCTTCGGCAACGAACCTCCGCTTCCGCGCGCTGCTCGATGCCGGCCAGACCGGACTCTCGACGGCGTTCGACCTCCCGACGCAGATGGGCTACGACTCCGACCACCCGATGGCGGTGGGCGAGGTGGGCCGCGTCGGCGTGGCGATCGACACGGTCGAGGACCTCAAGCTCCTCTTCGCCGAGATCCCGCTCGACCGGGTCACAACGTCGATGACGATCAACGCCACGGCGGCGATCCTCCTGGCGATGTACATCGTCGTCGGCGAGGAGCAGGGCGTTACCCAGGCCCAGCTCGGCGGCACGATCCAGAACGACATCCTCAAGGAGTACATCGCCCGCGGGACCTACATCTATCCCGCCGAGCCGTCGCTCCGGCTGATCACCGACATCTTCCGCTATGTCGCCGACGAGCGGATGAACTTCAACCCGATCTCGATCTCGGGCTACCACATGCGCGAAGCCGGTGCGACGGCGGTACAGGAAGTCGCCTTCACGCTCAGCAACGCGCTCGAGTACGTGCGGCGCGGCATCGCGGCCGGCGTCCCGCTCTCCGCGTTCGGCCCGCGGCTCTCGTTCTTTTTTGCGGCCCACAACGACCTCTTCGAGGAGATCGCCAAGTTCCGCGCGGCGCGGCGCCTCTTTGCCCGCCTCATGCGCGAGCGCTTCGGCGCCGACGATCAATCGGCCCGGCTCCGCTTCCACACCCAGACCGGCGGCGTCACGCTGCAGGCGCAGCAGCCGCTCAACAACATCGTCCGCGTGACGGTGCAGGGGCTGGCCGCGGTGCTGGGCGGGACGCAGTCGCTGCACACCAACGGCTACGACGAGGCATTGGCGCTGCCGACCCGCGAGTCGGCGACGCTTGCACTCCGCACCCAGCAGATCCTCGCCTTCGAGAGCGGGATGACCGGCAGCGTCGATCCCCTCGCCGGCAGTTGGTATGTCGAGGGGCTCACCGACCGGATCGAGGCCGAGGCGCGCGCGCTGATCGAGCAGGTCGACGAACTCGGTGGCGCGGCGGTGGCCGTGGAGCAGGGCTACTTCCAGGAGGCCATCGCCGAGAGTGCGTGGGCGCAGCAGCAGGCGCAGGAGTCCGGCGAGCAGACCGTGGTTGGCATCAATCGCTTCACCGACGACTCCGCGCCACCCGTCATCCCCACTCCAGACTTCGGCGCACTGGCCGCCGAGCAAGGCGCCAAGCTCGCCGCCGTAAAGGCCGCGCGAAATGCGGCGGCGGTGCAGACCACGCTCGCCGAGGTGGCGCGTGTCGCAGGAACGGGCGATTCGCTGATGCCGCCGATCATCGCGGCGGTGCGCGCACGCGCCTCGATCGGCGAGATCAGCGACGCGCTCCGCGGCGTCTGGGGTGTCTACCGGCCGGGGCACGCCTGA